In Spirobacillus cienkowskii, a genomic segment contains:
- a CDS encoding YraN family protein — protein sequence MKNTKDSNYKKILGFWGEQQVDCWMQSQNWSVHEKNLRIHGGEIDRIYIHKSNNKNYKMCIAEIKTNCIYSCSSINEIFTEVGIKKYIKQRQIKNLYKISENYHSKGITEIYLRLFIVLKRKNYIKIDKNISSMSAIKVCYEHDNYYILSITPEFTNINARKSLLEIRL from the coding sequence GTGAAAAACACTAAGGATTCTAATTATAAAAAAATTCTTGGATTCTGGGGAGAACAGCAAGTGGACTGCTGGATGCAAAGCCAAAATTGGTCTGTCCACGAAAAAAATCTGCGCATTCATGGCGGAGAAATTGATCGTATTTACATTCATAAATCAAATAATAAGAATTACAAAATGTGTATTGCAGAAATAAAAACCAATTGTATTTATAGCTGTTCATCCATAAACGAAATTTTTACTGAAGTTGGAATAAAAAAATACATCAAACAAAGACAAATAAAAAATTTATACAAAATATCGGAAAACTACCATTCAAAAGGCATAACAGAAATTTATTTAAGGTTATTTATTGTATTAAAAAGGAAAAATTATATTAAAATTGATAAAAACATAAGCTCAATGAGTGCAATTAAAGTTTGCTATGAACACGATAACTACTATATTCTTTCCATAACCCCAGAATTCACAAACATCAATGCAAGAAAAAGTTTGTTAGAAATTAGGTTGTGA